A portion of the Betta splendens chromosome 2, fBetSpl5.4, whole genome shotgun sequence genome contains these proteins:
- the LOC114843716 gene encoding sialoadhesin-like isoform X1, which translates to MLLLVLPGSRVESSDADFWAVTSRLQYFQYEAVSFHCQGLSGSSQLRGLRNAEGFLTLCDLQSPWSSFSCTVETAYPGDSGRYWCETETGQRSGAVNISVTAGSVILVSPVLPVTEGVSVTLRCRQKVSSSSTADFYKDGRLVARSSTGEMSVHSVSQSDEGLYKCSVPGAGESPQSRLLVRADAVVLLCPVLPVMEGVNVTLLCRKNSISPNSTAAFYKDGVFLRSSATGRTTLHSVSKADEGFYSCSLSGGGASAPGWLAVKGPTHHACPSSGSMPPFIVLRAVLTVVMVVLLLGLIVYSRFRVT; encoded by the exons ATGCTGCTTCTGGTTCTGCCGGGTTCACGCGTGGAGAGCAGCG ACGCAGACTTCTGGGCCGTCACCAGCCGCCTGCAGTACTTCCAGTACGAGGCCGTGTCCTTTCACTGCCAGGGTCTGAGCGGCTCCTCTCAGCTCCGAGGCCTCAGGAACGCCGAGGGCTTCCTCACCCTGTGTGACCTCCAGAGCCCGTggagcagcttctcctgcacCGTGGAAACAGCCTATCCAGGAGACAGCGGCCGCTACTGGTGTGAGACGGAGACGGGGCAGAGGAGCGGCGCCGTCAACATCTCCGTCACCG CCGGGTCCGTGATCCTGGTGAGTCCGGTCCTTCCTGTGACGGAGGGCGTGAGCGTGACTCTGCGCTGCAGACAGAAggtttcctccagctccacagctgATTTCTACAAAGACGGACGGCTCGTAGCAAGAAGCTCCACGGGGGAGATGAGCGTCCACAGCGTGTCCCAGTCTGATGAAGGACTCTACAAATGCAGCGTCCCCGGAGCAGGAGAGTCCCCCCAGAGCCGGCTGCTTGTCAGAG CCGACGCCGTGGTCCTGCTCTGTCCCGTCCTGCCTGTGATGGAGGGCGTTAATGTGACTCTGCTCTGCCGTAAGAACAGCATCTCTCCCAACTCCACAGCTGCTTTCTACAAAGACGGCGTCTTCCTGCGGAGCAGCGCTACAGGGAGGACGACGCTGCACAGCGTGTCCAAGGCCGACGAAGGCTtctacagctgcagcctgtctggaggaggagcgtcAGCGCCCGGCTGGCTGGCTGTTAAAGGTCCCA CTCATCACGCGTGTCCGTCCTCAGGCTCGATGCCTCCGTTCATCGTCCTGAGAGCGGTTCTGACcgtggtgatggtggttctgctgctgggacTCATTGTCTACAGCAGATTCAGAGTCACATGA
- the LOC114843716 gene encoding sialoadhesin-like isoform X2, with translation MLLLVLPGSRVESSDADFWAVTSRLQYFQYEAVSFHCQGLSGSSQLRGLRNAEGFLTLCDLQSPWSSFSCTVETAYPGDSGRYWCETETGQRSGAVNISVTAGSVILVSPVLPVTEGVSVTLRCRQKVSSSSTADFYKDGRLVARSSTGEMSVHSVSQSDEGLYKCSVPGAGESPQSRLLVRADAVVLLCPVLPVMEGVNVTLLCRKNSISPNSTAAFYKDGVFLRSSATGRTTLHSVSKADEGFYSCSLSGGGASAPGWLAVKAHHACPSSGSMPPFIVLRAVLTVVMVVLLLGLIVYSRFRVT, from the exons ATGCTGCTTCTGGTTCTGCCGGGTTCACGCGTGGAGAGCAGCG ACGCAGACTTCTGGGCCGTCACCAGCCGCCTGCAGTACTTCCAGTACGAGGCCGTGTCCTTTCACTGCCAGGGTCTGAGCGGCTCCTCTCAGCTCCGAGGCCTCAGGAACGCCGAGGGCTTCCTCACCCTGTGTGACCTCCAGAGCCCGTggagcagcttctcctgcacCGTGGAAACAGCCTATCCAGGAGACAGCGGCCGCTACTGGTGTGAGACGGAGACGGGGCAGAGGAGCGGCGCCGTCAACATCTCCGTCACCG CCGGGTCCGTGATCCTGGTGAGTCCGGTCCTTCCTGTGACGGAGGGCGTGAGCGTGACTCTGCGCTGCAGACAGAAggtttcctccagctccacagctgATTTCTACAAAGACGGACGGCTCGTAGCAAGAAGCTCCACGGGGGAGATGAGCGTCCACAGCGTGTCCCAGTCTGATGAAGGACTCTACAAATGCAGCGTCCCCGGAGCAGGAGAGTCCCCCCAGAGCCGGCTGCTTGTCAGAG CCGACGCCGTGGTCCTGCTCTGTCCCGTCCTGCCTGTGATGGAGGGCGTTAATGTGACTCTGCTCTGCCGTAAGAACAGCATCTCTCCCAACTCCACAGCTGCTTTCTACAAAGACGGCGTCTTCCTGCGGAGCAGCGCTACAGGGAGGACGACGCTGCACAGCGTGTCCAAGGCCGACGAAGGCTtctacagctgcagcctgtctggaggaggagcgtcAGCGCCCGGCTGGCTGGCTGTTAAAG CTCATCACGCGTGTCCGTCCTCAGGCTCGATGCCTCCGTTCATCGTCCTGAGAGCGGTTCTGACcgtggtgatggtggttctgctgctgggacTCATTGTCTACAGCAGATTCAGAGTCACATGA
- the LOC114843716 gene encoding sialoadhesin-like isoform X3: MLLLVLPGSRVESSDADFWAVTSRLQYFQYEAVSFHCQGLSGSSQLRGLRNAEGFLTLCDLQSPWSSFSCTVETAYPGDSGRYWCETETGQRSGAVNISVTAGSVILVSPVLPVTEGVSVTLRCRQKVSSSSTADFYKDGRLVARSSTGEMSVHSVSQSDEGLYKCSVPGAGESPQSRLLVRADAVVLLCPVLPVMEGVNVTLLCRKNSISPNSTAAFYKDGVFLRSSATGRTTLHSVSKADEGFYSCSLSGGGASAPGWLAVKGPSSMPPFIVLRAVLTVVMVVLLLGLIVYSRFRVT, translated from the exons ATGCTGCTTCTGGTTCTGCCGGGTTCACGCGTGGAGAGCAGCG ACGCAGACTTCTGGGCCGTCACCAGCCGCCTGCAGTACTTCCAGTACGAGGCCGTGTCCTTTCACTGCCAGGGTCTGAGCGGCTCCTCTCAGCTCCGAGGCCTCAGGAACGCCGAGGGCTTCCTCACCCTGTGTGACCTCCAGAGCCCGTggagcagcttctcctgcacCGTGGAAACAGCCTATCCAGGAGACAGCGGCCGCTACTGGTGTGAGACGGAGACGGGGCAGAGGAGCGGCGCCGTCAACATCTCCGTCACCG CCGGGTCCGTGATCCTGGTGAGTCCGGTCCTTCCTGTGACGGAGGGCGTGAGCGTGACTCTGCGCTGCAGACAGAAggtttcctccagctccacagctgATTTCTACAAAGACGGACGGCTCGTAGCAAGAAGCTCCACGGGGGAGATGAGCGTCCACAGCGTGTCCCAGTCTGATGAAGGACTCTACAAATGCAGCGTCCCCGGAGCAGGAGAGTCCCCCCAGAGCCGGCTGCTTGTCAGAG CCGACGCCGTGGTCCTGCTCTGTCCCGTCCTGCCTGTGATGGAGGGCGTTAATGTGACTCTGCTCTGCCGTAAGAACAGCATCTCTCCCAACTCCACAGCTGCTTTCTACAAAGACGGCGTCTTCCTGCGGAGCAGCGCTACAGGGAGGACGACGCTGCACAGCGTGTCCAAGGCCGACGAAGGCTtctacagctgcagcctgtctggaggaggagcgtcAGCGCCCGGCTGGCTGGCTGTTAAAGGTCCCA GCTCGATGCCTCCGTTCATCGTCCTGAGAGCGGTTCTGACcgtggtgatggtggttctgctgctgggacTCATTGTCTACAGCAGATTCAGAGTCACATGA